The following proteins are encoded in a genomic region of Brachypodium distachyon strain Bd21 chromosome 1, Brachypodium_distachyon_v3.0, whole genome shotgun sequence:
- the LOC100843496 gene encoding probable tRNA (guanine(26)-N(2))-dimethyltransferase 1 yields the protein MGEVEEMLEGYEVKREGEAEILMLKSNAVFFNPVQVHNRDMSIAVLRTFLAKRKEEHEEMVNKKNKSHQNVSQDVPPKSDANGASSSLDGEINGDHGKQVNQDADKAEDPSTETTQTPSWKRKGELKAPIVLEALAASGLRSLRYAREVDGLGKVVALDNDKASVEACKRNIKFNGTAASDKVEAHLADARVYMLTHPKEFDVVDLDPYGSPSIFLDSAVQAVADGGLLMCTATDMAVLCGNSGEVCYSKYGSYPVKGKYCHEMALRILLACIESHANRYKRYIVPVLSVFMDFYVRVFVRVFTSASEIKNAPLKLSYVYQCVGCDSFHLQCLGRTVSKNNSVKYAPGIGPVVPQECSDCGKRFNVGGPIWSAPIHDQDWVLSTLADVKPMKDRYPAYNKITSVLTTVSEELHDVPLFFSQHNISGTVKCTSPSAVVFRSAVLNAGYRISSTHVNPLGLKSDAPWDVIWDIMRCWVKSHPIKEQPSDSAGTMILSKSPKLEANFSRAIAALSNAQAKKVKRFLPNPERHWGPKVRAGRTITSKHASLLGHEAMNGVLHHEDKPAPETEEGASMAKENEHAAKRQKTSDDEQVTEP from the exons AtgggggaggtggaggagatgcTGGAGGGCTACGAGGTGAAGAGGGAAGGCGAGGCCGAGATCCTCATGCTCAAGAGCAACGCCGTCTTCTTCAACCCCGTCCAG GTCCATAATAGAGACATGTCCATTGCTGTTCTAAGGACATTTTTAGCCAAAcgcaaggaagagcatgaggaAATGGTgaacaaaaagaacaaatcaCATCAGAATGTGAGCCAAGATGTGCCACCTAAATCAGATGCAAATGGTGCTTCAAGTAGCCTTGATGGTGAAATCAATGGTGATCATGGAAAGCAGGTAAATCAGGACGCAGATAAGGCAGAGGATCCATCAACAGAAACAACACAGACACCTtcctggaaaagaaaaggagaactCAAAGCACCAATTGTTCTTGAG GCATTGGCTGCTTCTGGGTTGAGATCTCTGCGCTATGCTCGTGAAGTTGATGGGCTTGGAAAGGTGGTTGCACTGGACAATGATAAAG CTTCTGTTGAAGCTTGCAAGAGAAATATTAAGTTCAATGGTACTGCAGCTTCTGATAAAGTGGAAGCGCACTTGGCTGATGCTCGAGTTTACATGCTTACTCATCCAAAGGAGTTTGATGTG GTTGATCTTGACCCCTATGGGTCGCCTTCAATATTCCTCGATTCTGCTGTACAAGCTGTTGCTGACGGAGGATTGTTGATGTGCACAGCCACTGACATGGCTGTCCTATGTGGGAACAGCGGTGAAGTTTGCTACTCCAA GTATGGTTCCTACCCAGTCAAAGGCAAGTATTGCCATGAAATGGCTCTTAGGATCCTCCTTGCCTGCATTGAG AGCCATGCAAACAGGTATAAGCGTTATATCGTCCCAGTTCTCTCTGTGTTTATGGATTTCTATGTCCGTGTTTTTGTTCGAGTATTCAC TTCGGCAAGTGAAATAAAGAATGCTCCTCTTAAGCTCTCTTATGTATATCAGTGTGTTGGTTGTGATTCTTTTCATCTTCAATGTCTTGGGAGGACTGTTTCTAAG AATAACAGTGTGAAGTATGCACCTGGTATTGGGCCTGTTGTTCCTCAAGAGTGTAGCGATTGTGGGAAGAGATTTAATGTGGGTGGGCCAATATGGTCTGCCCCTATACATGATCAGGACTGGGTTCTTTCTACGTTGGCAGATGTCAAACCAATGAAGGATAGATATCCTGCATACAATAAGATTACTTCAGTTCTGACTACTGTATCCGAG GAGTTACACGATGTACCGCTGTTTTTCAGTCAACATAACATTTCTGGGACTGTCAAGTGCACTTCCCCGTCTGCAGTTGTGTTCCGCTCTGCAGTTCTCAATGCTGGATATCGTATCTCTAGTACCCACGTGAACCCACTAGGACTGAAGTCCGATGCCCCTTGGGATGTTATTTGGGACATCATGCGCTGCTGG GTGAAGAGTCATCCTATCAAGGAACAGCCAAGTGACTCCGCGGGCACAATGATTCTTTCGAAATCTCCTAAACTGGAA GCAAACTTCTCAAGAGCAATTGCTGCTCTAAGCAACGCTCAAGCGAAGAAGGTTAAGCGGTTTCTTCCCAACCCCGAGCGGCACTGGGGCCCGAAGGTCAGGGCTGGGAGAACGATCACAAGCAAACATGCTTCTCTATTAGGCCATGAGGCCATGAATGGGGTCCTCCACCACGAAGACAAGCCAGCTCCAGAAACTGAAGAAGGGGCCAGCATGGCCAAAGAGAACGAACACGCAGCCAAGCGTCAGAAGACCAGCGATGATGAACAGGTCACTGAACCGTGA